In the genome of Thunnus maccoyii chromosome 15, fThuMac1.1, whole genome shotgun sequence, one region contains:
- the cckb gene encoding cholecystokinin, with protein sequence MTAGLCVCVVLAVLCTSCVGLPLSSQPLDEGQRSVSAASEALLEADTHTLGEPHLRHSRSAPQMKALPLAEEDADSRANLSELLARLISSRKGSVRRNSTVNSRGNALSANHRIADRDYLGWMDFGRRSAEEYEYSS encoded by the exons ATGACTgctgggctgtgtgtgtgtgtcgtgctGGCAGTCCTGTGTACGAGCTGTGTCGGGCTCCCTTTATCCTCTCAGCCCCTAGACGAGGGCCAGcgctctgtctctgctgcctcTGAAG CTCTCCTTGAGGCTGACACCCACACCTTGGGGGAGCCCCACCTTCGACACAGCCGCTCTGCACCCCAGATGAAAGCTCTTCCTCTGGCTGAGGAGGATGCAGACTCCCGGGCCAACCTCAGTGAGCTGCTGGCAAGACTCATCTCCTCCAggaaag gTTCCGTGCGTAGAAACTCCACGGTGAACAGCAGAGGCAACGCACTGAGTGCCAACCACCGGATAGCAGACAGGGACTACTTGGGCTGGATGGATTTCGGCCGCCGCAGCGCAGAGGAGTATGAGTACTCCTCATAA